In a genomic window of Mastacembelus armatus chromosome 3, fMasArm1.2, whole genome shotgun sequence:
- the thap11 gene encoding THAP domain-containing protein 11 has product MPGFTCCVPGCYNNSHRDRDLRFYTFPKDSTLRELWLRNISRAGVSGCFSTFQPTTGHRVCSVHFAGGRKTYSIRVPSLFPLRGVNERRSRRGRGRKVSAAVPATGAAATSGIVIASVLGSTAEGAEAIAGGEASDDSITVVQIGQNGEYLGTARLPAQSEGTCFSAPIASTDELNPDGSSVEAASTAHQPAVQYVSVTSSPLDHSYSLTTGTTSAELLRKLNEQRDIIALMEVKMKEMKATIRQLRVAEAKLQEEVRERDRLLYGNSVAFSVRKKI; this is encoded by the coding sequence ATGCCCGGGttcacctgttgtgttcctgGCTGCTACAACAACTCGCACCGGGACCGGGACCTGCGCTTCTACACGTTTCCTAAGGACAGCACGCTGAGGGAGCTGTGGCTGAGGAACATCTCCCGGGCAGGGGTCAGCGGCTGCTTCAGCACCTTTCAGCCCACCACAGGACACCGAGTCTGCAGCGTTCATTTCGCCGGCGGGAGGAAAACCTACAGTATCCGAGTACCGTCCCTCTTCCCCCTGCGGGGGGTGAACGAGCGTAGGAGTCGGCGGGGCAGAGGGAGGAAAGTGTCCGCGGCGGTTCCTGCCACCGGTGCTGCAGCCACCTCCGGGATTGTCATCGCCAGCGTGCTGGGAAGCACGGCAGAGGGAGCCGAGGCCATTGCGGGCGGCGAGGCCAGCGACGACAGCATCACCGTGGTTCAGATAGGCCAGAACGGGGAGTACCTGGGCACGGCGCGGCTGCCCGCCCAGTCAGAGGGGACTTGTTTCAGTGCGCCGATCGCCAGCACAGACGAGCTCAACCCCGACGGCTCATCGGTCGAAGCCGCGTCCACCGCGCACCAGCCGGCCGTGCAGTACGTCAGTGTGACCAGCAGCCCGCTGGACCACTCGTACTCGCTGACCACCGGCACCACGTCGGCCGAGCTGCTGCGGAAACTGAACGAGCAGCGGGACATCATCGCACTTATGGAGGTGAAGATGAAGGAAATGAAGGCGACCATCCGCCAGCTGCGGGTGGCCGAGGCCAAGCTGCAGGAGGAGGTGCGGGAACGGGACCGGCTGCTGTACGGCAACTCGGTGGCTTTTAGCGTCCGGAAGAAAATCTGA
- the nrn1lb gene encoding neuritin 1-like b: MKSHAGTATMLLLINLCLSLVPVCFGAAIPVSCGSIYKSFAQCLVTLGDSLVETTKDQDTQDIDAICRTWNAFHVCANSALAGCPGEAAAVWESLRQESRKMQFSGNLYDMCASRTTLPPSTVPAPQSPPTSDQTNQETLKGETYKLSPTLTTLWFPVCSMLLVLFKS, from the exons ATGAAGTCCCACGCAGGCACTGCGACTATGCTTCTGCTCATCAATCTCTGCCTCA GCTTGGTACCTGTGTGTTTTGGAGCAGCAATTCCTGTTTCATGTGGTTCTATCTACAAGAGTTTTGCTCAGTGTTTAGTCACACTTGGGGACAGTTTGGTGGAAACAACCAAAGACCAGGACACACAAGACATTGATGCCatctgcag GACCTGGAATGCTTTCCATGTTTGTGCCAATTCAGCTTTGGCCGGCTGTCCTGGAGAGGCAGCAGCTGTCTGGGAGTCTCTAAGACAAGAGTCGAGGAAGATGCAGTTTTCTGGAAACCTCTATGACATGTGTGCCAGCCGCACCACCCTCCCACCCAGTACTGTACCTGCCCCTCAGAGCCCCCCTACCTCTGACCAGACCAACCAGGAAACACTGAAAGGGGAAACTTACAAGCTCAGCCCCACCCTCACCACACTGTGGTTTCCTGTATGTAGCATGCTACTAGTTCTGTTCAAGAGTTAG
- the slc38a8b gene encoding putative sodium-coupled neutral amino acid transporter 8 gives MEELARESISLLARSASHADPPRLGPFGAVFIMLKSALGAGLLSFPWAFQKAGGVITAISVELVSLIFLISGLVILGYTSSVSRQTTYQDVVREVCGQAVGQLCEVCFCFNLFMVCVAFLVVVQDQLDKLCISLYVVVTGSSEGEMPYHWYTDQRFALFIMCLVIILPLSIPKEIGIQKYTSVLGTLAATYLCVAVIVKYFLMASHTVIITPEHSHGVSLWTSMFSVVPTICFGFQCHEACIAIYSSMENQKLSHWVFIAVVSMFFCLLIYTLTGVYGFLTFGQDVASDILMSYPGNDVVMIISRLLFGISIITIYPIILLLGRSVILNLMLRVQRQHRGTVTQSFESRCRVVLTVIWIAITLLIAMFVPDMGKVISVIGGISSFFIFIFPGLCLVFIMQTENVTPRVRVSLTVWGVITIVVGAFVFGQSTTIAVIQIFYSF, from the exons ATGGAGGAGTTGGCCCGGGAGAGCATCAGCCTGCTGGCCCGGTCTGCGTCTCATGCGGACCCGCCGCGGCTCGGCCCGTTCGGCGCGGTGTTCATCATGTTGAAGTCTGCGCTGGGAGCCGGGTTGCTCAGCTTCCCTTGGGCTTTTCAGAAGGCGGGGGGAGTGATCACTGCCATCAGTGTGGAGCTG GTATCCCTTATATTCCTCATCAGTGGTTTGGTTATCCTTGGCTACACATCATCGGTGAGCAGACAGACAACCTACCAGGATGTGGTGAGGGAGGTGTGTGGACAGGCTGTGGGTCAGCTCTGTGAAGTCTGCTTCTGCTTCAACCTCTTCATGGTATGTGTGGCCTTCTTGGTGGTGGTGCAGGACCAGCTGGACAAAT tgtgtaTTTCATTATATGTGGTGGTGACTGGGTCGAGTGAGGGAGAAATGCCATATCACTGGTACACTGACCAAAGATTTGCCCTCTTCATCATGTGCCTCGTCATCATCCTACCACTGTCCATCCCAAAAGAAATCGGCATCCAGAAATACACAAG TGTGCTGGGGACGCTGGCTGCAACATACCTCTGTGTGGCAGTGATTGTCAAATATTTCCTGATGGCGAGCCACACAGTCATTATAACTCCAGAGCACAGTCATGG CGTAAGTTTGTGGACATCAATGTTCAGTGTTGTGCCGACCATCTGCTTTGGCTTCCAG TGCCATGAAGCCTGTATAGCGATCTACAGCAGCATGGAAAACCAGAAGCTGTCCCACTGGGTGTTCATTGCTGTGGTCtctatgtttttctgtctgctgaTCTACACACTCACTG GTGTGTACGGCTTCCTGACGTTTGGGCAAGATGTTGCCTCAGATATTTTGATGTCATATCCAGGAAATGATGTGGTAATGATAATTTCCAGACTACTTTTTGGAATCTCAATTATCACCATCTATCCTATTATACTTCTTTTGGGAAG GTCTGTAATCCTGAACCTCATGTTACGAGTTCAAAGGCAGCATCGGGGAACTGTCACTCAGTCCTTTGAGAGTCGCTGCAGAGTTGTTCTCACTGTGATCTGGATCGCCATTACTCTTCTCATTGCCATGTTCGTCCCTGACATGGGAAAGGTCATCAGTGTCATTGGAGGAATCAGCTCctttttcatattcatttttcCTG GTCTGTGCTTAGTGTTCATaatgcaaactgaaaatgtgactCCAAGAGTGAG GGTGAGTTTAACAGTCTGGGGAGTCATAACCATTGTAGTTGGAGCCTTCGTCTTTGGACAGAGTACCACTATCGCTGTCATCCAGATTTTTTACTCATTCTGA
- the cmtr2 gene encoding cap-specific mRNA (nucleoside-2'-O-)-methyltransferase 2, translating to MDSGNGTKRKAGKPQSINNMMACDPEIQTEIKNLFSKVRTYVKPLSGEWHIPDPNVALRHPAEEHCELQALKVTLNAVKNQLSDKNVQVWHQHTNSTNRAGKVIAAVRSAANAEICTQAWCKFYEILGTFNPFPQEALQNGELNTVHLCEAPGAFITALNHYIKTRKSTRYCDWSWAANTLNPYHEANGGSTTIADDRLIANTLPWWFFGSDNTGNIMVQKHLLELQVFVSNMQRVDIVTADGSFDCQENPDEQEALVASLHYCEVTAALLLLNPGGSFVLKMFTLYEHSSVCLLYLLNCCFRSVSVFKPATSKAGNSEVYVVCLNYDSKEAVRPLLSKLIRNYGPHMANQEALFPNALIPESFLKQHEEVCVYFHTLQVETITENLKLFEEINTEQRQRLEHIRDCTAQEYLQRFQVSFLPRSRWISRNMVSPACCSVATTRPLGQKKQTGSFNERRELQTLSWRERIERGCHGAWVQRHCTEAGGTGCVLEGLLSKCHVESWYVIIGAALPAVRNSPFCDGGLLNHLNEALIETVVDWNSVPSCGSCPVVCTASILSDVTSTFTLKGDSDGNKKKRHCLVFGSRSVWGACESQFGDLVLTFSAEPSFPQKGCIMLHDGEPLYQQQLLGCVVFSLQTLTSGDALLLPVFAALTRITAAIVLCLHVCFRSVTFRCPPPLGVVGSVLLCVDFCPEAAGRILPFLTNVHNHMSQLLRAEDGLSKTQSDRQVLQFVPMEELLTGGLTEFLWTMNSEIIHRKLHLLMQS from the exons ATGGACTCAGGCAATGGGACCAAGAGGAAAGCTGGAAAGCCTCAGTCAATTAACAACATGATGGCATGTGATCCTGAAATACAGACTGAgattaaaaatctttttagCAAAGTTAGAACCTATGTGAAACCTTTGAGTGGCGAGTGGCATATCCCTGACCCTAATGTTGCTCTGAGACACCCAGCAGAGGAGCACTGTGAGCTGCAGGCCTTAAAAGTGACACTGAATGCAGTAAAGAACCAGCTCAGTGACAAGAATGTCCAGGTCTGGCACCAGCACACCAACTCCACCAATCGAGCTGGGAAAGTAATTGCTGCCGTACGTTCTGCTGCCAATGCGGAGATCTGCACTCAGGCGTGGTGCAAGTTCTATGAGATCCTGGGAACCTTTAATCCTTTTCCACAGGAGGCTCTTCAAAATGGAGAGCTAAACACAGTCCACCTGTGTGAAGCTCCAGGGGCCTTTATAACTGCACTGAATCACTATATCAAAACCAGAAAGTCCACCCGCTACTGTGATTGGAGTTGGGCTGCCAACACTCTCAACCCATACCATGAGGCTAACGGGGGGAGCACAACCATTGCAGATGATCGGTTAATTGCAAACACGCTGCCCTGGTGGTTCTTTGGCTCAGATAACACAGGAAACATCATGGTCCAGAAACACCTGTTGGAGCTCCAGGTTTTTGTGTCTAATATGCAAAGAGTTGATATAGTGACGGCAGATGGTAGTTTTGACTGTCAGGAGAACCCAGATGAGCAGGAGGCACTGGTGGCATCACTGCATTACTGTGAGGTTACAGCCGCACTACTGCTCCTGAACCCTGGTGGCTCCTTTGTGCTGAAAATGTTCACATTGTATGAACACTCCTCCGTCTGCTTGCTTTACCTATTGAATTGCTGTTTTCGCTCTGTCAGTGTCTTCAAACCTGCTACCAGCAAGGCAGGCAACTCTGAagtttatgttgtgtgtttgaacTATGACAGTAAGGAAGCTGTACGGCCACTTCTTTCAAAACTGATTCGGAATTATGGACCACATATGGCTAACCAAGAGGCACTTTTCCCAAATGCACTTATCCCAGAGTCATTTCTGAAACAGCATGAAGAAGTGTGTGTCTATTTCCACACACTACAGGTGGAGACGATCACAGAAAATTTGAAACTGTTtgaagaaataaacacagagcagaggcaGCGGCTGGAGCACATCAGGGACTGTACGGCTCAAGAATATCTGCAGCGCTTCCAG GTGAGCTTCCTTCCTCGGAGCCGATGGATCTCTCGTAACATGGTGAGTCCTGCCTGCTGCAGTGTGGCAACAACCCGACCTCTGGGACAGAAGAAGCAAACAGGCTCCTTCAACGAGAGAAGGGAACTGCAAACCCTGAGCTGGAGAGAGCGTATTGAGCGGGGCTGTCATGGTGCCTGGGTACAGAGACACTGCACTGAGGCTGGTGGGACAGGTTGTGTGCTGGAAGGACTTTTGTCAAAGTGTCATGTGGAATCATGGTATGTTATCATCGGCGCTGCACTGCCTGCAGTCAGAAACTCTCCGTTCTGTGACGGAGGACTGTTAAACCACTTGAATGAAGCCCTGATTGAGACAGTTGTAGACTGGAATTCTGTACCCTCCTGTGGCTCCTGCCCTGTGGTTTGCACAGCCTCCATCTTGTCAGATGTTACAAGTACTTTCACCTTAAAAGGCGACAGTGATGGGAACAAAAAGAAGAGACATTGTCTGGTGTTTGGCAGTCGCTCAGTATGGGGTGCCTGTGAGAGCCAATTTGGAGATTtggttttaacattttctgctgAGCCTTCATTTCCTCAAAAAGGGTGCATCATGCTGCACGACGGGGAGCCGCTgtaccagcagcagctcttaGGTTGTGTTGTGTTCTCCCTGCAGACTCTGACCTCTGGGGATgccctgctgctgcctgtgtttGCTGCCCTCACTCGCATCACAGCAGCCATTGTGctctgcctgcatgtgtgttttcgGTCAGTCACATTCCGGTGTCCGCCCCCCTTGGGCGTTGTGGGGTCAGTGCTTTTGTGTGTTGACTTCTGCCCTGAAGCTGCTGGGCGAATACTCCCTTTTCTTACCAACGTCCATAATCACATGAGTCAGTTGTTAAGAGCTGAGGATGGCCTGAGTAAAACtcaatcagacagacaggtgcTGCAGTTTGTTCCCATGGAGGAACTGCTCACTGGGGGACTGACTGAGTTCCTGTGGACCATGAACTCTGAAATCATTCATCGGAAGCTGCATCTGCTCATGCAGTCATAG